Sequence from the Bacillus mesophilus genome:
CTTCCTATAGCAGTCTCCACTCAGGAATTGTAGATCTATCAGGAGGAACTGCTGGTTTAGAAGATGGTGTTGATGAGCTTCACAACGGAACAGATGAATTATATCAAGAAACTAAGGATCTTCCGGAGCAAATAAAAGAGGAAATTAATCAGATGATTGCAGAGTACGATAAATCGGACTTCGAGCCCGTCTCTTTTGTTTCACCTAAAAATGAAAAAGTTCATTCTGTCCAATTTGTGCTCAAGACCGAAAGTATTGAAATAGTAGAACCAGAAGCAGAGCAAGCAAAGCCTAAAGAAGATAAAGGGTTTTGGGAGTTGTTTTTGGATCTGTTCAGGTAAGACGAAAAAGGGCTTAGAGAAAACGAGTCTCTAAGCCTTTGCTTATTTAATTCGTTCTTGAAATACTATAGAACCCTTTAGCTGCTTAACTGATAAACCTTTAAAATAACCCACCATAAAATGATGCTCCATAACAATATGATGACTGAACCTACTATCCAATTTTTCGGCTTACCATTTTTCATCACTTCTTTTGCTTTCACTTCACATTCTGATATGACTTCCTTAGGTATCACTTTTAATGCAAATATTATACCTAGTGGCACGATTATAACATCATCTAAGTAACCAAGTATCGGTATGAAGTCAGGAATCAAGTCAATCGGACTAAACGCATAAGCTACTACACAAATTGTAAATATTTTAGCATACCAAGGTACTCTTTCATCTTTATAAGCTAAGTAAAGTACAAAGATTTGCTGTTTTAACCTTTTCGCCCAAGCCTTAATTTTCCTCACGAAGTTTTCTCCCCATAAAAAAATTCAAAAGCATTACACATCCTTTGATATTTCTCTTAGCATCAATTTTTTCTGTCTTTCCTTCTCAACTCTCTAATAATCCACATTTATTTCAACAACAAAGGCCACTAATCCTGCTAGGATCAGTGGCCTTTTATCTTAGAACCATATCTATTCTCTAATGACAAAACGTCTAGCACAAAAAGCTAGAAGTGCGATTCTTTATACGACCTCTTGTTCAATCAAAACAACTTGTTGATTTCCTTCGTAACACTTTAAGCTAATACCATAAAAGATTAAACTAACTACAGCCAAGGTACCGAACACTGAATACAAGACACTCCCACCATATGTGTCCAGTATAAATCCACCTAACACAGGGCTAAGTAACAAACCTAGCATGGTTAGGTTTGTCGCACCAAAATACGAGCCCTTTAAATGGGCTGGTGATAATTTGTCAATGTACGTACTAAATAATGGATTTA
This genomic interval carries:
- a CDS encoding DUF1232 domain-containing protein, with the protein product MRKIKAWAKRLKQQIFVLYLAYKDERVPWYAKIFTICVVAYAFSPIDLIPDFIPILGYLDDVIIVPLGIIFALKVIPKEVISECEVKAKEVMKNGKPKNWIVGSVIILLWSIILWWVILKVYQLSS